In a genomic window of Rhizobium tumorigenes:
- a CDS encoding extracellular solute-binding protein, giving the protein MSLKSCAIALLAIFASPCMAADTNMKNLDFDLAKVTRDNFYDIVVPAAKAEGTVTMYNFAGSFSDTWQELITRFKAKYGINVEYHDVNGEQANQQLIVVQQAGQDAPVDAYFTGGGGFPLLSSKGVIGNIALTKILPNMSSYDPTLADTVFGKPHGGSFPLVHLNQTAIGYDGAFVKPEEVPKNFDDLLVWAEKHPKRLGVTLPSKGGSGSGFIYSVALSYLTGDCRKQLTNYAQTAQEAEDWAMKSDCLDPVWSYYRRLLSVAELTNGNADTLNLINNQQLYMGTVWEDQVITFLSTKQLPDTFRVTLLEKGQVGSGDAMIVPANAKHVAAALLLIDMAMSKEFQIWKLENKASRSPRTDVTDKLIFPSAQTHMLPASVYPRLSVPAFWDMSTALGEALDEKVLNQ; this is encoded by the coding sequence ATGTCACTGAAGTCCTGCGCGATTGCCTTGCTGGCGATATTTGCTTCGCCTTGCATGGCAGCAGATACGAATATGAAAAATCTCGACTTCGATCTGGCAAAGGTCACCCGCGACAATTTCTACGATATCGTTGTTCCCGCCGCGAAGGCCGAGGGTACGGTAACGATGTACAATTTCGCTGGCAGCTTCAGCGATACGTGGCAGGAACTGATCACCCGCTTCAAAGCCAAATATGGCATCAACGTCGAATATCACGACGTCAATGGCGAGCAGGCCAACCAGCAACTCATTGTCGTTCAGCAGGCCGGGCAGGATGCGCCGGTGGATGCCTATTTCACGGGAGGGGGAGGCTTTCCGCTTCTCTCTTCGAAAGGCGTGATAGGCAATATTGCGCTGACCAAGATCTTGCCGAATATGAGCAGCTACGACCCTACGCTTGCCGACACCGTGTTCGGCAAGCCGCACGGCGGCAGCTTTCCGTTGGTTCACCTCAATCAGACGGCGATCGGCTATGACGGCGCTTTCGTCAAGCCGGAGGAAGTCCCGAAGAATTTCGATGATCTGCTCGTGTGGGCCGAGAAGCATCCAAAGCGTCTTGGCGTCACCCTTCCATCCAAGGGTGGATCCGGCAGCGGGTTCATCTACTCGGTGGCGCTCAGCTACCTCACCGGTGATTGCCGCAAGCAACTGACCAACTATGCCCAGACCGCGCAGGAAGCCGAAGATTGGGCCATGAAATCTGATTGTCTCGATCCGGTGTGGAGCTACTACCGCCGCCTCCTGTCCGTCGCCGAACTCACCAATGGCAATGCCGACACGCTCAATCTGATCAATAATCAGCAATTGTACATGGGCACGGTCTGGGAAGACCAGGTCATCACCTTCCTGTCGACGAAACAACTGCCTGACACCTTTCGTGTTACCTTGCTGGAAAAGGGCCAAGTCGGCTCAGGCGACGCTATGATCGTGCCGGCCAACGCCAAGCATGTGGCGGCAGCCCTGCTGCTGATCGACATGGCGATGAGCAAGGAATTCCAGATTTGGAAATTGGAAAACAAGGCCTCGCGGTCGCCCCGTACCGACGTGACGGACAAGCTGATTTTCCCCTCCGCTCAGACCCACATGCTGCCGGCCAGCGTCTATCCGCGCCTCTCGGTGCCAGCCTTCTGGGACATGTCGACCGCGCTCGGTGAGGCGCTGGACGAAAAAGTGCTCAACCAGTAG
- a CDS encoding ROK family transcriptional regulator: MNPATDASFELDRRPLASENERLILDIVRRHGPIARATITAHTNLTQQSVHRLVEGLIERGLLQTGKPLRGSRGQPSPTIELVKTAVFSIGISINTDSAVLCISDFACGVVAQEKLSIVPHDRTETLVALTGTLDALLLKHGIPRERLIGLGFSMSGFFVSKNHIFNAPEPLRQWSLIDLQPIMESAFRLPVWLENNGTTGAIGESLRGVGLWCQTFAYLSFNYGFGGGLILDGKPFHGFYGNAGELSGIYNADEAARRPALQYLMQRLLENGVDVSSVEMLCETFDPEWPGVSDWLTEVMPQLNRLIASLIAVIDPQAIVLGGQLPRALGNMMIERAVMPSTRKHRYDIGPHEAKLFLSQTVGDAAAIGATLLPLKVRYFI; this comes from the coding sequence ATGAATCCAGCAACGGACGCTTCTTTTGAGCTCGATCGTCGCCCTCTCGCCAGCGAGAATGAGCGATTGATACTTGATATCGTCAGACGGCACGGGCCGATCGCGCGTGCGACAATCACCGCGCACACCAACCTGACCCAGCAATCGGTTCACCGGCTGGTGGAGGGGCTGATTGAGCGCGGATTGCTCCAGACCGGAAAACCGCTACGAGGCAGCCGCGGCCAGCCAAGCCCGACGATTGAACTGGTTAAGACCGCAGTCTTTTCGATCGGGATATCTATCAATACCGATTCGGCGGTTTTGTGCATCTCGGACTTCGCCTGTGGCGTTGTTGCCCAGGAGAAGCTTTCGATCGTCCCGCATGACCGCACGGAAACACTGGTCGCCCTGACGGGAACATTGGACGCGTTGCTTTTAAAGCACGGAATTCCGCGCGAACGGCTGATTGGTCTCGGCTTTTCCATGTCCGGTTTCTTTGTTTCGAAAAACCACATTTTCAATGCGCCGGAACCATTGCGGCAGTGGTCGCTGATCGATCTTCAGCCGATCATGGAAAGTGCATTCCGATTGCCCGTCTGGTTGGAAAATAACGGAACCACGGGCGCGATCGGCGAGAGCCTTCGCGGCGTCGGTCTGTGGTGCCAGACATTTGCCTATCTCTCTTTCAACTACGGGTTCGGCGGCGGCCTCATCCTCGATGGCAAGCCATTCCATGGTTTTTATGGAAACGCTGGCGAATTGAGCGGCATCTACAACGCCGATGAGGCAGCGCGCCGGCCTGCGCTTCAGTATCTCATGCAAAGGTTGCTGGAGAACGGCGTTGATGTCTCGTCGGTCGAGATGCTCTGCGAAACGTTCGATCCGGAATGGCCCGGCGTGAGCGACTGGCTGACGGAAGTGATGCCGCAACTCAATCGGCTCATCGCAAGCCTGATTGCGGTCATCGACCCCCAGGCAATCGTGCTCGGCGGCCAGTTGCCCCGCGCGCTCGGAAACATGATGATCGAACGCGCCGTCATGCCCTCGACGCGCAAGCACCGCTACGACATCGGACCGCATGAAGCCAAACTTTTCCTTAGCCAGACCGTTGGCGATGCAGCGGCCATCGGCGCCACCCTCTTGCCGCTCAAAGTCCGATATTTCATTTAG